In Patescibacteria group bacterium, a single genomic region encodes these proteins:
- a CDS encoding DUF305 domain-containing protein produces MQNQNTFLAGLVALLVGLILGYWLNTPDVSSNMHGAMGGMMSELEGKTGGDLEKAFLEEMIVHHEGAVVMAQTLLAGTKRPELVKLGNDIVTAQTGEIAMMKEWLKTWFK; encoded by the coding sequence ATGCAAAATCAAAACACGTTTCTTGCTGGTCTCGTTGCGCTCCTTGTCGGTCTCATTCTCGGTTATTGGCTCAACACCCCGGACGTTTCTTCAAACATGCATGGTGCAATGGGTGGCATGATGAGCGAATTGGAAGGGAAGACAGGTGGGGATCTCGAGAAAGCGTTTCTTGAAGAAATGATCGTGCACCATGAAGGGGCAGTGGTAATGGCACAGACCTTGCTTGCAGGTACCAAGCGACCAGAGTTGGTGAAGCTCGGCAACGACATCGTCACCGCCCAGACAGGTGAGATTGCGATGATGAAAGAGTGGCTTAAGACCTGGTTCAAGTAG
- a CDS encoding type II toxin-antitoxin system HicA family toxin, whose translation MRLGRIHWKKFEKFLLSVGCEFASEEGDHRKYRKPGILRPVIIPRGSELPQFVILNNLRTLGISREAYLKIIVKL comes from the coding sequence ATGCGTTTAGGAAGAATTCACTGGAAGAAGTTTGAAAAATTCCTCTTGTCGGTTGGTTGTGAGTTTGCCTCTGAAGAAGGTGATCATCGAAAGTATCGGAAGCCGGGTATTTTACGTCCAGTCATCATTCCGAGAGGGTCAGAGCTACCGCAATTTGTAATTCTCAACAATCTTCGTACACTCGGTATTTCACGAGAAGCCTATCTGAAGATTATTGTAAAACTCTAG
- a CDS encoding type II secretion system protein, with translation MTLLKIVKNRKQGFGLVEVLVAVAIIAITSVSIFNVYTAYLRAELNNVKAVKAAFLMEEGLEVVRLLRDTSWTSYIAPVTASTTQYLNWTGSAWQFTTTPQMIDVRYARTVVFTTVYRDSNNRIAATGTLDPNTRGFTVAVAWPDDNTALSTTMKQISSYITNLYGN, from the coding sequence ATGACATTATTGAAAATTGTGAAAAACAGGAAACAAGGTTTTGGCCTGGTGGAGGTGCTTGTCGCGGTGGCGATCATTGCGATCACCTCGGTCTCCATTTTTAATGTGTATACCGCCTATTTACGTGCAGAATTGAACAATGTCAAAGCGGTGAAAGCGGCCTTTCTGATGGAAGAGGGACTCGAAGTGGTGCGCCTGCTCCGCGATACGAGCTGGACCTCATATATCGCACCGGTCACGGCGAGCACTACCCAGTATTTGAATTGGACTGGTTCGGCCTGGCAATTCACCACCACTCCGCAGATGATCGATGTGCGGTATGCACGCACCGTGGTGTTCACTACAGTGTATCGCGACAGCAACAACCGCATTGCCGCTACTGGAACGCTCGACCCGAATACTCGCGGCTTCACTGTGGCGGTGGCTTGGCCGGACGACAACACTGCACTGTCTACCACCATGAAGCAGATTTCCAGCTATATCACGAACCTGTATGGAAATTAG
- a CDS encoding penicillin-binding protein 2 encodes MKEHPWRIRLVASTVLLVALVLIGRLYLVQVVRGGSYAEKAERQYVSPTQHLFDRGSIYFQNKDGSSYGAATINSGFTLVINPKKIASVDEAYRQIHTLWPIDRDIFFAKARKDDQYEEIAKRVDKELGAQISALKIPGVSLVRDQWRVYPGGDIAAQTIGFVGYNGDILDGRYGLERFYQETLRRDTDKAYVNFFAEVFSDLGKVVSEEEDLEGDLVTTIEPSVQMRLEQVLGEVQKHWSSDLTAGIIMDPKTGEIYAMGATPSFDPNHFQTVKDLRVYSNPLIENVYEMGSIIKPITMAAGIDAGAVTAETTYVDTGFVTADSKTLYNSDKKHRGVTTMQEVLNKSLNTGASFVVQKMGKQAFKEYLLRFGFDEETGIDVPNESRGLLKTLVESPRDIESYTASFGQGIALSPIATVRALSALGNGGYLPNPHVVKEINYKIGVTKKLSYPDGRRVLKPETSEEVSRMLVELVDTALRNGKVKLEHYSVAAKTGTAQISQGGTKGYYADRYLHSFFGYFPAYNPRFIVFLYTVYPKNVDFASETLTDPFFDLTNFLLHYYEVPPDR; translated from the coding sequence ATGAAGGAGCACCCCTGGAGAATTCGTCTTGTCGCTAGCACTGTGCTCCTCGTGGCGCTGGTGCTCATTGGCAGATTGTATTTAGTGCAAGTCGTACGCGGCGGTTCGTATGCAGAAAAGGCCGAGCGGCAATATGTGAGCCCGACCCAGCACCTGTTCGATCGCGGCTCTATTTATTTCCAAAATAAAGATGGTAGCTCGTATGGCGCGGCCACGATCAATTCCGGTTTTACCTTGGTGATCAATCCCAAGAAGATTGCCTCTGTCGATGAGGCGTACCGGCAGATCCATACGTTGTGGCCGATCGATCGCGACATTTTCTTTGCAAAGGCTCGAAAAGATGATCAATATGAAGAGATCGCGAAGCGGGTAGATAAAGAACTTGGTGCCCAGATCAGCGCACTGAAGATTCCTGGCGTGAGTCTCGTGCGCGATCAGTGGCGAGTGTATCCGGGCGGGGATATTGCGGCGCAGACCATCGGATTTGTTGGATACAACGGCGACATTCTTGACGGTCGCTACGGTCTCGAACGTTTCTACCAAGAGACGTTGCGTCGTGATACCGACAAGGCATACGTCAATTTTTTTGCCGAAGTCTTCTCTGACCTCGGGAAGGTGGTAAGTGAGGAAGAGGATCTGGAGGGTGACTTGGTGACCACGATCGAACCGAGTGTGCAGATGCGTCTAGAGCAGGTGCTGGGCGAGGTGCAAAAACATTGGTCGTCCGATCTCACCGCTGGTATCATCATGGATCCGAAGACTGGCGAGATTTACGCCATGGGCGCGACACCATCTTTTGACCCGAACCATTTTCAGACAGTGAAGGATCTTCGGGTGTACAGCAATCCGCTTATAGAAAATGTGTATGAAATGGGTTCGATCATCAAGCCGATCACGATGGCGGCAGGGATTGACGCCGGTGCGGTGACTGCGGAGACAACGTATGTTGATACTGGCTTTGTCACGGCAGACAGCAAGACCTTGTACAATTCAGATAAGAAGCATCGCGGTGTCACGACGATGCAGGAGGTGTTGAACAAGTCACTCAACACCGGCGCCTCCTTCGTGGTGCAGAAGATGGGGAAACAGGCGTTCAAGGAGTATTTGCTGCGTTTTGGATTTGATGAAGAGACAGGGATCGATGTACCAAACGAGTCGCGCGGGCTCCTGAAGACGCTAGTCGAGAGCCCGCGCGACATCGAATCCTACACCGCCTCCTTTGGCCAGGGTATCGCCTTGTCACCAATCGCTACCGTCCGCGCCCTCTCTGCCCTTGGAAACGGTGGCTACCTGCCGAATCCGCACGTGGTGAAGGAGATCAACTACAAAATTGGCGTTACCAAAAAGCTGAGCTACCCAGACGGACGACGGGTGTTGAAGCCAGAGACTTCAGAAGAAGTCTCGCGCATGCTGGTCGAGCTCGTCGACACAGCGCTGAGGAATGGCAAGGTGAAGCTTGAGCACTATAGTGTGGCGGCGAAAACTGGTACGGCCCAGATCTCTCAAGGAGGTACGAAGGGGTACTATGCCGATCGTTACCTCCACTCCTTCTTCGGATATTTTCCGGCATACAACCCGCGTTTCATCGTCTTCTTGTACACCGTGTACCCAAAGAATGTCGATTTTGCATCAGAAACACTCACTGACCCATTCTTTGATTTGACCAATTTTCTGCTACACTATTACGAAGTCCCGCCCGATAGATAA
- the murF gene encoding UDP-N-acetylmuramoyl-tripeptide--D-alanyl-D-alanine ligase, with amino-acid sequence MKSFFKTIVVAILQWEAKLVLKKYQPKIVAITGSVGKTSTKDAIYSALASSFFVRKSQKSFNGDIGVPLTILGLQNARSNPFLWLENICKGFMAVITTHPYPAWLVLEVGADRPKDIAQIMEWVKPDIGVVTRIGEVPVHVEFFKDRAELVFEKSQLPRAVRAEAEGGLLLLNIDDADVAGFRPLSKAKVMTVSQKEGADFRATAPELFYESGKDGSQHPAGIRFAIHHGEKTYEVVRRGIAGSHHLYPALFAFAVAVTQGIAPEKAIEGLSRELNTPGRMRLLPAVKGATVIDDTYNASPVAMTEALHTLGGLKCGKKIALLGDMMELGKLSAEAHRKAGLLAGTVVDVLVTVGVRARQIAEGALDAGLADDKIFQFDSAQEAGKYVEQMLGEGDVVLAKGSQSIRMERAVQEFMAEPERRAELLVRQDEEWQKR; translated from the coding sequence ATGAAATCCTTTTTTAAAACGATCGTCGTCGCCATCCTTCAGTGGGAAGCCAAGTTGGTGCTGAAGAAGTACCAACCGAAAATCGTCGCCATCACCGGCAGCGTTGGCAAGACATCTACGAAAGACGCTATCTATTCCGCCCTCGCCTCGTCGTTTTTTGTACGCAAAAGCCAGAAAAGCTTCAATGGCGACATCGGCGTACCCCTCACCATCCTCGGTCTCCAGAACGCGAGGTCCAATCCGTTTTTGTGGCTTGAAAACATTTGCAAGGGCTTCATGGCGGTCATCACCACGCATCCGTATCCGGCCTGGCTTGTCCTCGAGGTGGGTGCTGATCGACCGAAAGATATTGCCCAGATCATGGAGTGGGTGAAGCCAGATATCGGTGTGGTGACTCGTATTGGTGAGGTGCCAGTACACGTGGAATTTTTCAAGGATCGCGCCGAGCTCGTGTTCGAGAAAAGCCAATTGCCACGCGCGGTGAGGGCCGAAGCAGAGGGTGGCTTGCTGCTTCTGAATATTGATGACGCAGATGTTGCTGGGTTTCGACCGCTCTCAAAGGCGAAGGTGATGACAGTGAGCCAAAAAGAGGGCGCTGATTTCCGTGCGACCGCGCCCGAGCTGTTCTACGAATCCGGCAAAGACGGCTCTCAGCACCCAGCCGGTATCCGTTTCGCGATCCATCACGGCGAGAAGACGTATGAGGTTGTGCGGCGCGGCATCGCCGGTAGTCATCACTTGTATCCGGCCTTGTTTGCTTTTGCTGTGGCGGTGACACAAGGTATCGCACCGGAGAAAGCCATCGAAGGTCTTTCCCGTGAGCTCAATACTCCCGGCCGCATGCGTTTGCTTCCAGCCGTGAAGGGCGCGACCGTCATCGACGACACTTACAACGCCTCGCCGGTGGCGATGACCGAAGCGCTCCACACTCTTGGTGGTTTGAAGTGTGGCAAGAAGATCGCGTTGCTGGGCGACATGATGGAGCTTGGCAAGCTCTCCGCCGAAGCACATCGCAAGGCCGGCTTGCTTGCGGGTACCGTCGTGGATGTGTTGGTGACTGTTGGTGTACGCGCTCGGCAGATCGCTGAGGGCGCTCTCGATGCTGGACTGGCTGATGACAAGATTTTTCAATTTGACAGCGCTCAAGAGGCGGGGAAGTACGTCGAGCAGATGCTTGGCGAAGGGGATGTCGTCCTCGCGAAAGGTTCGCAGTCTATCCGTATGGAGCGCGCCGTACAGGAGTTCATGGCAGAACCCGAGCGCCGAGCAGAGCTGCTCGTACGCCAAGACGAAGAGTGGCAGAAGCGGTAA
- a CDS encoding LysE family transporter, whose amino-acid sequence MFLTQFLTVAIVHLFAVMSPGPDFAVVTKNSLVHSRKTGIYTSLGIALGILVHVAYSLLGIGLIISQSVVLFSIIKYLGAGYLIYIGYLSLRANPQSSLETASTSMLPEKKDISNWSAVKTGFLTNVLNPKATMFFLALFTQIIDPVTPKLIQLFFGLETMVITFVWFAFLSTVFSNSLIKSKIAKVQHHIERVTGIVLIVLGIKVALASQK is encoded by the coding sequence ATGTTCCTCACTCAATTCCTCACCGTCGCTATCGTTCACTTGTTCGCGGTCATGAGCCCCGGACCGGATTTTGCCGTGGTTACCAAAAATAGTCTTGTCCATTCACGGAAGACTGGTATTTACACCTCTCTTGGTATTGCCCTCGGCATTCTCGTGCACGTCGCGTACTCGCTACTCGGTATCGGGCTCATCATCTCTCAGTCAGTCGTGCTCTTCAGCATCATCAAATACCTTGGCGCTGGTTACCTCATCTACATCGGATATCTTTCGCTCCGTGCCAATCCGCAGTCGTCTTTGGAAACCGCTTCGACCTCGATGCTTCCAGAGAAAAAAGATATCTCAAATTGGTCCGCCGTCAAAACCGGTTTTCTCACCAACGTACTCAATCCGAAAGCGACAATGTTCTTTCTCGCACTCTTCACTCAGATTATCGACCCAGTGACGCCAAAGCTCATCCAGCTCTTCTTTGGCCTCGAAACCATGGTCATCACGTTTGTCTGGTTCGCCTTTCTCTCAACGGTATTCTCGAACAGCTTGATCAAATCGAAGATCGCCAAGGTCCAACACCACATAGAACGCGTCACTGGGATCGTGCTGATCGTTCTCGGTATTAAGGTCGCACTCGCGAGTCAGAAATAA
- a CDS encoding prepilin-type N-terminal cleavage/methylation domain-containing protein — protein sequence MKQAGLTLVEMVVVVAIVAMIAALATVSFSTVTARQSLDKSTDAVVAVLDQARSLTVSAKGAVAYGVRLLSTGPVLFVGSIYDANASTNKPLVLDPRLSLSNISLNGAGQDVLFNKLTGTTTQSGTFRVTLTATPTSYRTVTVYATGIAEAQ from the coding sequence ATGAAGCAAGCCGGTCTTACTCTGGTGGAAATGGTGGTTGTCGTGGCTATTGTTGCCATGATCGCCGCCTTAGCTACGGTGTCTTTCAGTACGGTCACGGCTCGCCAATCTCTCGACAAAAGTACTGATGCAGTGGTGGCAGTGTTGGATCAGGCCCGCTCACTCACTGTGTCGGCGAAAGGTGCAGTGGCTTATGGTGTCCGTCTCCTCTCCACTGGCCCAGTGCTATTCGTCGGCTCCATATACGATGCCAACGCTAGCACAAACAAACCCCTCGTCCTCGACCCGCGGCTCTCCCTCTCAAACATTTCTCTCAATGGGGCAGGGCAGGATGTTTTGTTCAACAAACTCACCGGCACCACTACTCAGAGCGGTACCTTTCGCGTGACCCTCACTGCGACACCGACGAGCTATCGAACCGTCACGGTGTATGCTACTGGCATCGCTGAGGCGCAATAA